A single Pseudomonadota bacterium DNA region contains:
- the purD gene encoding phosphoribosylamine--glycine ligase, with protein sequence MRVLVVGSGAREHALCWAIAASPLVDRLYAAPGNAGIANEAICVPIGVGDLDGLVAFAKTGDIDFVVIGPEAPLVAGLADRMAAVGIKTFGPSAAAAALEGSKSFTKELCRANDIPTAAYERFTDLGAAEAYVRRKGAPIVIKADGLTAGKGVVVAATVEEAIDALRAMLGAKRFGAAGASLVVEEFLEGEEASFHALIDGTNVLALASAQDHKRVGDGDVGPNTGGMGSYSPAPVVSERVAEAIMTRIIKPTVSAMAAMGRPFKGVLYAGVMVTAQGPKLIEYNVRFGDPEAQVLIPRLQSDLLPALVAAADGELKQFQLRWHDRAALCVVMAAKGYPEAPQRGTEIRGLDDAAALPDVIVFHAGTKEVGGRILADGGRVLGVTALGTDVAEAQRNAYAAVDRIDWPGGFCRRDIGWRAIKR encoded by the coding sequence ATGCGGGTCTTGGTGGTGGGCTCCGGTGCGCGCGAGCATGCGCTGTGTTGGGCGATCGCAGCCTCGCCTCTGGTGGATCGGCTCTACGCAGCGCCGGGCAATGCCGGGATCGCGAATGAGGCTATCTGTGTGCCGATCGGTGTCGGCGATCTCGATGGCCTCGTCGCCTTCGCCAAGACCGGGGACATCGACTTCGTCGTCATCGGCCCCGAGGCGCCCTTGGTCGCCGGCCTTGCCGACCGGATGGCGGCGGTGGGCATCAAGACCTTCGGGCCGAGCGCCGCGGCGGCCGCACTCGAAGGCTCCAAGAGCTTCACCAAGGAGCTTTGCCGCGCCAACGACATTCCGACCGCCGCCTATGAGCGCTTCACCGATCTCGGCGCCGCCGAGGCCTATGTGAGACGAAAGGGTGCGCCGATCGTGATCAAGGCCGACGGCCTTACCGCCGGCAAGGGCGTCGTCGTCGCTGCGACGGTCGAGGAGGCGATCGACGCGCTCCGCGCCATGCTGGGTGCCAAGCGCTTCGGCGCTGCCGGCGCCAGCCTCGTGGTCGAGGAATTCCTCGAAGGCGAGGAGGCGAGCTTTCATGCGCTCATCGACGGCACCAATGTGCTGGCGCTGGCCTCCGCCCAGGACCACAAGCGCGTCGGCGACGGCGATGTCGGTCCCAACACCGGCGGCATGGGCAGCTATTCGCCGGCGCCGGTGGTGAGCGAGCGCGTGGCGGAGGCGATCATGACCCGCATCATCAAGCCCACGGTGAGCGCGATGGCGGCGATGGGCCGGCCGTTCAAGGGCGTGCTCTATGCCGGCGTGATGGTGACCGCCCAAGGCCCGAAGCTCATCGAATACAACGTCCGCTTCGGCGATCCGGAGGCGCAAGTGCTGATCCCGCGCCTGCAGTCGGATCTGCTGCCGGCGCTGGTTGCCGCCGCAGACGGCGAGCTGAAGCAGTTCCAGCTGCGCTGGCATGACCGGGCCGCACTCTGCGTCGTCATGGCGGCCAAGGGCTATCCCGAGGCGCCGCAGCGCGGCACCGAGATTCGCGGCCTCGATGACGCGGCAGCGCTGCCCGACGTCATCGTCTTCCATGCCGGCACCAAGGAAGTGGGCGGCCGGATCCTGGCCGATGGCGGGCGCGTGCTGGGTGTGACCGCGCTCGGTACCGACGTGGCCGAGGCGCAGCGCAATGCCTATGCGGCCGTCGATCGCATCGACTGGCCCGGCGGCTTCTGCCGCCGCGACATCGGCTGGCGGGCGATCAAGCGCTAG
- a CDS encoding exodeoxyribonuclease VII large subunit codes for MAKARSPSAQALPLAPGNLPEFTVGELSVALKRTVEGAFERVRVRGELSGSKRHVSGHFYCRLKDADAVLEAVAWRGVFSRLGLNPEDGMEVVATGKITTYPGRSQYQLVIESMELAGEGALLKLIEERRKRLAAEGLFDAARKKPLPLLPAVIGVVTSPTGAVIRDILHRLAERFPRHVLVWPVAVQGEGAAEQIALAIEGFNRLTPGGAVPRPELIIVARGGGSLEDLMAFNEERVVRAAALSAIPLISGVGHETDTTLIDWAADLRAPTPTAAAERAVPVKAELLARILEMGSRAAAASQRLIGEQRIHLTGLARGLGDPVALIQTAMQRLDDRAERLANALPNYVRDRRARLDGAASKLGDPRQLMAAAKAAVELVVHRLSAASHRFLIERRHGFERSAQRLRPQPILLSVRNGRERIGDLAPRLTQGARRELGTLETRLSGLVALLQSFSYERVLERGFALVRDAAGSPVTSAKALKPMDPLTLRFADGEAGVTVSGTAKSPRGRGSRRDGGDQGSLL; via the coding sequence ATGGCCAAGGCACGCAGTCCATCGGCTCAAGCGCTCCCGCTGGCGCCCGGCAATTTGCCGGAATTCACCGTGGGCGAACTCTCGGTCGCCTTGAAGCGCACCGTCGAGGGCGCCTTCGAGCGGGTCAGGGTCAGGGGCGAGCTGTCCGGCAGCAAGCGCCACGTCTCCGGGCATTTCTACTGCCGGCTCAAGGATGCGGATGCGGTCCTGGAGGCGGTCGCCTGGCGGGGCGTGTTCTCCCGCCTCGGGCTCAATCCCGAGGACGGCATGGAGGTGGTGGCCACCGGCAAGATCACCACATATCCCGGCCGCTCCCAGTATCAGCTGGTGATCGAATCGATGGAGCTGGCGGGCGAAGGCGCCTTGCTCAAGCTCATCGAGGAGCGCCGCAAGCGGCTTGCCGCCGAAGGCCTGTTCGATGCGGCGCGGAAGAAGCCCTTGCCGCTGCTGCCCGCCGTCATCGGCGTGGTGACCTCGCCCACCGGGGCGGTCATCCGCGACATTCTGCACCGGCTGGCGGAGCGCTTTCCCCGCCATGTGCTGGTCTGGCCGGTGGCGGTCCAGGGCGAAGGGGCCGCCGAGCAGATCGCCCTGGCAATCGAAGGTTTCAACCGGCTTACCCCCGGGGGCGCGGTGCCGCGGCCCGAGCTCATCATCGTGGCGCGCGGCGGCGGCAGCCTCGAGGATCTGATGGCCTTCAACGAGGAGCGGGTGGTGCGCGCCGCCGCCCTCTCGGCGATCCCGCTCATCTCCGGCGTCGGCCACGAGACCGATACGACCTTGATCGACTGGGCCGCCGACCTCCGGGCGCCGACGCCGACCGCCGCAGCCGAGCGCGCCGTGCCGGTCAAGGCCGAGCTCTTGGCCCGCATCCTGGAGATGGGCAGCCGGGCGGCGGCGGCGAGCCAACGCCTGATCGGCGAGCAGCGGATCCATCTGACCGGGCTGGCGCGCGGGCTGGGCGACCCGGTCGCCCTCATCCAAACCGCCATGCAGCGCCTCGATGACCGCGCCGAGCGCCTGGCCAATGCGCTGCCGAACTACGTGCGCGACCGCCGGGCGCGGCTCGACGGCGCCGCCTCCAAGCTCGGCGATCCGCGCCAGCTCATGGCGGCGGCGAAGGCCGCGGTCGAGCTCGTGGTCCACCGGCTGTCCGCCGCCTCGCACCGGTTCCTCATTGAGCGCCGGCACGGATTCGAGCGCTCCGCCCAGCGCCTCCGGCCACAGCCGATCCTGCTGAGCGTGCGGAACGGCCGGGAGCGCATCGGCGATCTGGCCCCGCGGCTGACACAGGGTGCCCGACGCGAGCTTGGTACCTTAGAGACGCGGCTCTCCGGCCTGGTTGCCCTGCTGCAGAGCTTCTCCTATGAGCGGGTGCTGGAACGCGGCTTTGCGCTGGTGCGCGATGCTGCGGGATCGCCGGTGACCTCCGCCAAGGCCTTGAAGCCCATGGACCCGCTCACGCTGCGCTTCGCCGACGGCGAAGCCGGGGTCACCGTCAGCGGCACCGCCAAATCGCCGCGCGGGCGGGGGTCCAGACGCGACGGCGGCGACCAGGGCTCGCTCTTGTGA